From the Methanoculleus caldifontis genome, the window TTCGCGACGGCGACCGTGTCCTGGTTGCCGACGAAGTGACCGGGAAGGCTGCCCAGGGCCATGTCGACACCACCGGCTCGCTCATCGAGCCCGGTGTCATCGGGATCTACCGGCCGCTGAACGCCACGCTTGCCGTCGATGAGGGCACCCCCGTCGAGGTCCGGGGCGCCGAGCGGCCCGCATCTCTCTCGCACATCCGGAAGAAGATGGACGGGGGACGGTTTACAAAGGACGAGACTTTCGATATTGTCAGAGACATCGTCAGCGAAACCCTCGCTCCCGGCGAGATCACCGCTTATGTCACCGCGTCCTACATCAACGGCCTCGACATGGACGAGGTAGAATACCTGACGAGAGCCATGGTCGATACCGGGGACCGCCTCCGTTTCACCCGGCACCCTGTCGTCGACAAGCACTCGATCGGTGGCGTGCCCGGCAACAAGATCACGCTCCTGATCGCACCGATCATCGCCGCGAGCGGTCTTCTGATCCCCAAGACCAGTTCCCGCGCCATCACCGGTGCCGGCGGGACGGCGGATCTGATGGAGGTCCTTGCGCCGGTCTCGTTCTCTGCGACCGAAGTGCAGCAGATGACCGAGAAGGTCGGTGGCGCCATCGTCTGGGGCGGTGCCACGAACATCGCTCCCGCCGACGACAAGATCATCACCTACGAGTACCCGTTCCGGATCGACGCCCGGGGCCAGATGATCGCGAGCGTCATGGCCAAGAAGTTCGCCGTCGGCGCGAACCTCGTCGTCATCGATATCCCGGTCGGCCGGAACACGAAGATCACGACGGTCCAGGACGGCCGGAAACTCGCCCGCGAGTTCATCGAACTCGGGGAACGTCTTGGTATGCGGGTCGAGTGTGCGCTGAGTTACGGGGAATCGCTCGTCGGTCACACCATTGGTCCGAACCTTGAGGTGCGCGAGGCGCTTGCCGTCCTCGAGGGAGCGGCCGCGCCGAACTCCCTGATCCAGAAGAGTCTCTCTCTCGCCGGGATCGCGCTCGAGATGGCCGGGAAGGCTGCGCAGGGACAGGGGTATCAGGCTGCCTCGGAGATTCTCCGGAGCGGCAAGGCTCTCGAGAAGATGCGTCAGATCATCGAGATCCAGGGCGGCGACCCGGTGGTGAAGGCCGACGATATCGTCGCCGGGGAGTACCGGTTCGACGTGAGGGCACCGCACGACGGCTATGTCATCGAGTTGAATAACAGCGCGCTCGTCACGCTCGCCCGGCTTGCCGGCTCGCCGTACGATCACGGTGCCGGGCTTGAGATCCACGCGAAGAAGGGGACCCGCGTCAAAAAGGGCGATCCCATCTTCACCATCTATGCCGAGCGGGAATGGCGGCTTGAGCGTGCGATCGAGGTCGGCCGGACGCTGATGCCGGTGGTCGTGGAAGGGATGGTCCTCGAGCGGATTCCGCCCGAGCGCTGGGTGTAACTACCTCCCTCTCATGCGGAGGGCTCCCTGCAAGTCTCCTGGGTCTCCGGGACCCTCATACCTGTTTTTCGCAGATCTCCGGCGAACGTCCGGTAACCCGTCCACGGGGCCGTGATTGACCGCACTGTTCCGGTCGCGGTCCGGGGTATCCTCGCACGCAGAAGGATAGCCCCGTGGAGCAGACGTGAACCAGACATCGGAGTGCCGCTCCTGTTCTTCTACTCGCGCGGGAGGTCTTCCCGTTTTGTCTCTTCAACCCTACCTGAAGAGATAAACCGATGCACTCAAATTTCTGGCCGCAGTATACTCCAGCATGTTAAAGCGTCGTATCATCATAACTCTGATTCTCTTCTGCTGTCTCCTCTGCTGCACGGCGCAGGCGGTCACCCTGCGGGTCAGCGTGGCCGACGAGAAGACCGGTGGTGCGCTCGCCGATGCCTCAGTATACATCGACGGCACCTATGTGGGAAGCACCGCATCCGATGGCACGTACTCATACTATCACACCGGGAAGAAAGATCTGCGCGTGAAGGTGGTCCGGACGGGCTACAAGGACTGGGTGGAGTATGTCGATGCCGACAGGACCAGCGTCTTTGTCAATATGGTGCGCAAAGATGAGATCCTTACGTTCGAGCTCTACGATGCGGTAACCCTGAAGCCGATCGCCGGCGCCCTGGTGCGTATCGAGGGTGACGGGGTCTCCTCTTCGGGGACAACCGGTAGCACCGGGAGCACTGAATTCTCCGTGAAGGCCGGTGCGCTCTACAACGTCGAAGTCCGCACGTCGGGATACTATGAGTTAACGAAGACCGTGCAGGTGGAGAACAGCAAGAAGGTCGTCCAGTACTGGCTCTTCAGGAGCGATCTCCTTGCGGTTCAGGTCAAAGACAGCACTACCTCCACTCCCATCGCAGGTGCGGAAGTCTTTATCGACGGTACGCGTGCCGGGACGACCGACGCTGACGGGAAGCTGCCGCTCAATCTGCAGCGGGAGAAGAGGTACTCCTTCAGGGTCACGGCACCGGACTACCAGACCTATCAGGAGGAGCGTTACCTCGACGCGGATGTCGTGCTCCTTCACGTAGGCCTCTCGAAGTCGACATACCCGCTCTCGATAACAGCCACGAACGAGGCGATGAAGTTCATCGAAGGGGCGGAGGTCTACCTCAACGGAACATTCCAGGGGAAGACCAACCATTACGGTCGATTCGCGCTCTCCGAGGTTCACGCCGGCACGTATGAGTTCCTGGTACGTGCGCCCGGGTACGAGGAATGGGCCGGAACGCGCCAGGTCTCTGGAAAAGGGGAGGAGATCGTCGCCGAGCTCAAGTACGATCGGGCAAGCGTGACCATCCGCGCCGAGGGGGCCGACCGAAGAGCGGTCGCCGGTGCGGTGATCGTCATCGACGGTCAGGTTGCCGGGACGACCGACGGTCTCGGGTGTCTCCGGACGGCGCTTGTGACGGATAGGGTCTATGCTGTTGCCGCCGCCCGTGACGGCTACGAAAACCTCTCGGTCGACGTCGAGATCCCGCTCGGTTCGACCGAGTTCACCGTCCCGCTCGTGATGGAGCAGAGCTTAAACGTATGGATGATCGCGGCAGGTATCGGGGTTGTTGCTGTGGTCCTCGTCGCGGGGGTGCTTGTCCTGCGACGCAGGCAGGCCGGGCGGGACCAGAGCAAACCGCGGGGCCGTGACGGGCTGTAAGCCCTCCGGACCACTTTTTTCAGGCCCCTCCATGGTTTCGGGGTGCTCATAGCCCCGAGCGTTGTAAAGCAATATCTTCTCCTCCAACGGAATGATTTTTTTCTGAACAAAGTATAATTAATACTTTTTATTCGCTTTCGAACCGATTTGGTGAAAAATTTGTCCAACCTGCTTTGTGATATAGTTCCGATTTTCAAAAGGGGTTCTTCTGTCATTCAGATTACATGACAAGTATTATATCTGTTGACGTGGTAGGACCAGATGCGATAGCGTATGAATCAGTGGATGTATGCGTACCTGGCCATCGGGCTGCTCCTTCTTGCAGCCCCGGCAGGGGCGCTGGTGCCCGATACAATTACCATCGAGACGGATTCCGGCTGGGTGACGGCGGGAGGCTCCGATACCGCAACCCTGACGGTGCAGGTCTCGAACAGCGTTTCCGGCAATACCTCGTTTCGGGGGGTTGCCGTCGATTTTGCAGCAAACAACACGTATGGTAGTATTTCACCCGCTCACGTCGTGACAGATGTTAGCGGAAAAGCGACGGCGGTCTTTACGCCGGGGACCACCAGCGGGACCGCGGCGATCACGGCGACGGCTGTGCATGGGGATCTGGGAGAGCCCCTGACCGGGAGCGTCGACCAGCAGGTCGACCACGCCGCTCCCTACCTGGTCAAAAACATCTGGTACTCACCGGAGGTGACGGTCGGGCAGACGACGACGATCGCGGTCCGGGTGGTGGATCGGTACGGAAATCCGGTGGACAGCAGGCGGGAGGCCTCCCTGAGTACCACGCCTGAGAGCATACGCTTCACGGTGGGTTCGCCGGCCGGGTTCGTGGTCGGTGCGTCCTGCGAGGATAAGGTCTCGGTTCCGGTGGATGCCGAAGGGAACGCCACGGCAGTCCTCCGGGTCGATACGGCGGCGGGGGAGAACCTTGTCTGGATTCAGCCGCCGGCGCCGGTCAAGAGCGAGTATATCTCCATACTCAGCGTGGCGGACGGTGTCCCGTTCCGTATCGCCCAGGCCGTCGATCCTGCGAGCGCGTCGGTCCGTGCCAACGGGGAGGAGATGGTCTCGTTCATCTACACCCTGTACGACGAGCATGACAACCCGGTTGCCGGGCAGGGCCTTCGCGTGGATGCCCTGGTGAGGCGGGGGGACCGGCCTG encodes:
- a CDS encoding AMP phosphorylase: MKLTVKLLDIANRGVLLHSTDAQAMRIRDGDRVLVADEVTGKAAQGHVDTTGSLIEPGVIGIYRPLNATLAVDEGTPVEVRGAERPASLSHIRKKMDGGRFTKDETFDIVRDIVSETLAPGEITAYVTASYINGLDMDEVEYLTRAMVDTGDRLRFTRHPVVDKHSIGGVPGNKITLLIAPIIAASGLLIPKTSSRAITGAGGTADLMEVLAPVSFSATEVQQMTEKVGGAIVWGGATNIAPADDKIITYEYPFRIDARGQMIASVMAKKFAVGANLVVIDIPVGRNTKITTVQDGRKLAREFIELGERLGMRVECALSYGESLVGHTIGPNLEVREALAVLEGAAAPNSLIQKSLSLAGIALEMAGKAAQGQGYQAASEILRSGKALEKMRQIIEIQGGDPVVKADDIVAGEYRFDVRAPHDGYVIELNNSALVTLARLAGSPYDHGAGLEIHAKKGTRVKKGDPIFTIYAEREWRLERAIEVGRTLMPVVVEGMVLERIPPERWV
- a CDS encoding PEGA domain-containing protein; this translates as MLKRRIIITLILFCCLLCCTAQAVTLRVSVADEKTGGALADASVYIDGTYVGSTASDGTYSYYHTGKKDLRVKVVRTGYKDWVEYVDADRTSVFVNMVRKDEILTFELYDAVTLKPIAGALVRIEGDGVSSSGTTGSTGSTEFSVKAGALYNVEVRTSGYYELTKTVQVENSKKVVQYWLFRSDLLAVQVKDSTTSTPIAGAEVFIDGTRAGTTDADGKLPLNLQREKRYSFRVTAPDYQTYQEERYLDADVVLLHVGLSKSTYPLSITATNEAMKFIEGAEVYLNGTFQGKTNHYGRFALSEVHAGTYEFLVRAPGYEEWAGTRQVSGKGEEIVAELKYDRASVTIRAEGADRRAVAGAVIVIDGQVAGTTDGLGCLRTALVTDRVYAVAAARDGYENLSVDVEIPLGSTEFTVPLVMEQSLNVWMIAAGIGVVAVVLVAGVLVLRRRQAGRDQSKPRGRDGL